One window of the Eucalyptus grandis isolate ANBG69807.140 chromosome 6, ASM1654582v1, whole genome shotgun sequence genome contains the following:
- the LOC104449389 gene encoding probable glycerol-3-phosphate acyltransferase 2 encodes MTGKSMAKSISSFLTRVLFGRTKATANIDAKPTQMFANIAKTSLEGFSSETLVFDFEGTLLRSSSLFPYFMLVAFEAGGFLRTLVLLLAYPFACMLNQETMLRVMVFICFVGVRRESFRLGSTVLPKFFLEDLGHEAFDGVMGFGRRVVFTRLPRITVEDFLKEWLGVDTVVGGEVAVFRGRFTGLMEKNKAGQELIQLLGEGRLMGSRATCVGCFSKPWPFDYHQLLAHCKEVYMVSQVEKRNWQLLPRGKYPKPLIFHDGKLAFRPTPLATLAMFMWLPLGLPLSILRIILGILLPFSISGPVLAMIGLKTTVSRPQNPDFDPNLLANSTKGTLYACNHKTLLDPIFVSHALSKPLAAAIYSLSPFNEVISPIRTVRLARDHERDKQLMRQALTRSDLVVCPEGTTCREPYLLRFSPLFTRVSKDIIPVAIDVGVSMFYGSTARGPKCWDPVFHFMNPNPSYTLQFLEKLTASCTCEGGGKSGVEVANYVQSQIARALGFECTLLTRKDKYMVLAGNDGRVKTEN; translated from the exons ATGACTGGAAAATCAATGGCGAAGTCTATTTCCTCCTTCCTCACCAGAGTTCTCTTTGGAAGAACCAAAGCAACCGCCAACATCGATGCAAAACCGACCCAAATGTTCGCCAATATTGCCAAAACATCCCTCGAAGGCTTCTCTTCAGAAACGCTCGTCTTCGACTTCGAGGGCACGCTCCTTCGGTCCTCTTCCCTCTTCCCTTACTTCATGCTCGTGGCCTTCGAAGCAGGAGGCTTCTTGAGAACTCTCGTGTTGCTTCTCGCATACCCTTTCGCATGCATGCTCAATCAAGAAACGATGCTCCGCGTGATGGTGTTCATATGCTTTGTTGGAGTCAGGAGAGAGAGCTTTAGGCTCGGAAGCACGGTTTTGCCCAAGTTCTTCTTGGAAGACTTGGGCCACGAGGCCTTCGATGGCGTGATGGGTTTCGGGCGAAGAGTGGTGTTCACAAGGTTGCCGAGGATCACGGTGGAGGATTTCTTGAAAGAGTGGCTGGGGGTCGACACGGTGGTGGGAGGAGAAGTAGCGGTGTTCCGAGGGCGGTTCACGGGTTTGATGGAGAAGAACAAGGCAGGACAAGAACTGATTCAGCTTCTTGGTGAGGGAAGATTAATGGGTTCTCGTGCAACTTGTGTCGGATGCTTCAGCAAGCCATGGCCTTTTGACTATCACCAGCTTCTTGCTCACTGTAAG GAAGTCTACATGGTGAGCCAAGTAGAGAAGAGGAATTGGCAACTCCTCCCAAGAGGGAAATATCCAAAGCCCTTGATCTTTCATGATGGCAAATTGGCCTTCAGACCAACTCCACTTGCCACCCTCGCCATGTTCATGTGGCTTCCGCTTGGCCTCCCTCTCTCCATCCTCAGAATCATTCTCGGCATCCTCTTGCCTTTCTCAATCTCAGGCCCTGTATTGGCCATGATAGGCCTGAAGACCACCGTCTCAAGACCCCAAAACCCTGATTTCGATCCCAATCTACTTGCCAACAGCACAAAGGGCACTCTCTATGCATGCAACCACAAGACCCTTTTGGACCCAATCTTTGTCTCCCATGCCCTCAGCAAGCCCCTCGCTGCGGCCATCTACAGCCTGAGCCCATTCAACGAGGTCATCTCCCCGATCAGGACTGTCCGCCTGGCCAGGGACCACGAGCGGGACAAACAACTTATGCGGCAGGCCCTGACCCGCAGCGACCTCGTGGTGTGCCCCGAGGGGACCACGTGCAGGGAGCCCTACTTACTCAGGTTCAGCCCGTTGTTCACACGAGTGAGCAAGGACATAATCCCCGTGGCTATCGACGTTGGGGTTAGCATGTTCTACGGGTCCACAGCCCGCGGACCCAAATGTTGGGATCCGGTCTTCCATTTCATGAACCCAAACCCGAGCTATACTCTCCAATTCCTTGAGAAATTGACGGCCTCTTGCACATGTGAGGGTGGTGGCAAGTCCGGCGTTGAAGTTGCAAACTATGTGCAGAGCCAGATTGCTAGGGCTCTAGGGTTTGAGTGCACACTCCTCACAAGAAAGGACAAGTACATGGTCCTGGCTGGGAATGATGGGAGAGTAAAAACCGAGAATTGA